The Desulfovibrio desulfuricans DSM 642 DNA segment GTGGCGTGCCAAGCTGGGCTTTGCCCCGGCCCTGCCCCCCGGCACCACCGAGCTGGCAGATGCCGTGGCTCTGGCCGCCAGCGGCAAGGATGCCGTGTGGATGGCCGGGCATGGCTTGTGCTGCCTTGGGCGCACCCTGGCCGAAGCCCTGTGTCTGGCTGAAGAACTGGAACATCTGGCCGCACTGCAGATACTTGCCACGGTTTAGTGCAAGCATTGCCGCCCGCTCCTTGCAGCCCGCATTTTGCGGGCTTTTTTTGCGCCCATGAGTGTTACAACTTGCAAAAACATATGCGCCGCTGTAGCATACACTATATTTTCGTAACACAAACTCAAAGGAGCCCCCCACCATGCATATCCGTTCGCACTTCTACGCTGCTCTGGCCCTTATGGGTCTCATGATTTCCAGCACTGCCGCCCTGGCCCACGAATTTATCCTCAAGCCCGACACGGCAACCCCCGCCGCCGGGCAAAAAACCCGCATGCAGGCGCAGGCAGCTCATGTGTTCATGGTCAGCGAAGAAGCCGAAAATCCCGCCAACGTGCGCCTGTACCTCTTGCAGGGCGACAAAAAAACCGACATCGCCTTAGTGGAAGACAAGGCGCTTGTTTCGCTGGTGGGCGACTTCACCCTCGCGCAGAACGGCCCTGCCATGCTGGTGGGCCACCGCCTGCCCCAGATATGGTGCGAAACAACGCAGGGTGAAATGGAAGGCAGCCGCGCCGCCCTTGAAGCCAAGGGCATGAAGGTCAAATCTTCCGGCAAGTATGAAAAATTCGCCAAGACTCTGCTCAATCCCGCCAGCAACGACACCCTGTTCGGCAAGGCTCTTGGCCAGGATCTGGAACTTGTGCTGCTGACCAATCCCGCAGACATCAAGCCCGGCGCACCCCTGAACGTACAGGTGTTGCTGCGCGGCAAGCCCGTGCCCAATGCCACTGTGGGCTTGACCCACGATGCCTTCAGCAAGGAGCAGGACACCTACAAATCCAAGGCGCAGACCGATGCGCAGGGCAAGGCCTCCTTTACCGTGGACAAGCCCGCCCTGTGGATGCTGCGCACCACGGTGGTGGAAAAGACCCCCGGCGCGGATGCTGACGAGCACCATCTGCGCGCCACCTATGTGTTCCCCGTAAAGTAGACCCCATATCCACACGC contains these protein-coding regions:
- a CDS encoding DUF4198 domain-containing protein; its protein translation is MHIRSHFYAALALMGLMISSTAALAHEFILKPDTATPAAGQKTRMQAQAAHVFMVSEEAENPANVRLYLLQGDKKTDIALVEDKALVSLVGDFTLAQNGPAMLVGHRLPQIWCETTQGEMEGSRAALEAKGMKVKSSGKYEKFAKTLLNPASNDTLFGKALGQDLELVLLTNPADIKPGAPLNVQVLLRGKPVPNATVGLTHDAFSKEQDTYKSKAQTDAQGKASFTVDKPALWMLRTTVVEKTPGADADEHHLRATYVFPVK